One Mesorhizobium loti genomic window carries:
- a CDS encoding amidohydrolase 2 → MQKAIDAHFHIWRQQDQPWLVGPMVPRIFGPYEPIRRDYPIGEFLEDQKGSGVEKAVYVQTNWAKEDFEKEVAFLQKTADETGWPHAVVGYADMTVDDVRPQIDRLMKYKLLRGVRMQLHWHETPAFRFAASADQVIDPKVRANVAKLKDYGLSFDLQLFPAQMKDGLALVGENPQTNFILTHAGMLTGMEPETTEAWKAGLRTLSAAPNFYAKLSGLGTFVHRNDPALIAYIVDNAIDILGSDHLMFGSNFPIEKLWTSHAELIKAHRDAVARHGAAAEADIFWNTAEKVYRPV, encoded by the coding sequence ATGCAGAAAGCCATCGACGCACATTTCCATATCTGGCGCCAACAGGACCAACCCTGGCTGGTCGGGCCGATGGTACCGCGCATCTTCGGCCCCTACGAGCCGATCCGCCGCGACTACCCGATCGGGGAATTCCTCGAAGACCAGAAAGGCTCGGGCGTCGAAAAGGCCGTCTATGTTCAGACCAACTGGGCGAAGGAGGATTTCGAGAAGGAAGTCGCCTTCCTGCAGAAGACGGCTGACGAGACCGGCTGGCCGCACGCCGTCGTCGGCTATGCCGACATGACGGTCGACGATGTCAGGCCGCAGATCGACCGGCTGATGAAATACAAGCTGCTGCGCGGCGTGCGCATGCAACTCCACTGGCACGAAACACCGGCCTTTCGCTTCGCCGCCTCGGCGGATCAGGTCATCGACCCCAAGGTGCGCGCCAATGTCGCCAAGTTGAAAGACTATGGCCTGTCCTTCGACCTGCAGCTCTTCCCCGCCCAGATGAAGGACGGGCTGGCGCTGGTCGGCGAGAATCCGCAAACCAATTTCATCCTAACCCATGCCGGCATGCTGACCGGCATGGAGCCGGAAACCACCGAGGCCTGGAAGGCCGGCCTGCGCACGCTCTCAGCCGCGCCGAATTTCTACGCCAAGCTGTCCGGTCTCGGCACCTTCGTCCACCGTAACGACCCGGCGTTGATCGCCTATATCGTCGACAATGCGATCGACATTCTGGGCTCGGACCATCTGATGTTCGGTTCGAACTTCCCGATCGAGAAGCTGTGGACCAGCCACGCCGAACTGATCAAGGCGCACCGCGATGCGGTGGCCAGGCATGGTGCCGCCGCCGAGGCCGATATCTTCTGGAACACGGCCGAGAAGGTTTACAGGCCGGTCTAG
- a CDS encoding Putative transposase for insertion sequence NGRIS-19a, producing the protein MTQIALHVGIDVAKERLDVAIRETGELFAVDNDEAGYAALVERLSGRAIAAVGLEASGGYERAVLKALWQKGLPVRRINPHRLRQFARAAGVNAKNDRLDARVIARFLATLPVHPVEFDPSLELVIELVTARRQLQAELSRVNNQLEHVRDAALKRLAKRRATRLSADILLLDKRIAQAIAADHALARRDRLLRSTPSVGPVLSATLIAQLPELGRLSNRRIAALVGLAPYDHDSGKLKGKRCIWGGREPVRNVLYMAALSAGVHNPVFAAFRQRLRAKGKVAKVAIVAVMRKLITTLNAMIRDDKPWNPACV; encoded by the coding sequence ATGACACAAATTGCACTGCATGTCGGCATCGATGTGGCCAAGGAGCGACTGGACGTGGCCATTCGGGAAACAGGGGAGTTGTTCGCAGTCGACAATGACGAAGCCGGTTATGCGGCATTGGTCGAGCGTCTGTCGGGTCGGGCGATCGCCGCCGTCGGCCTTGAGGCGAGCGGCGGCTATGAGCGGGCTGTGCTCAAGGCGCTGTGGCAGAAAGGCCTGCCGGTGCGTCGCATCAATCCGCACAGGCTGCGCCAATTCGCACGGGCGGCCGGCGTCAACGCCAAGAACGATCGCCTCGATGCACGTGTGATCGCCCGTTTCCTTGCGACGTTGCCGGTGCATCCGGTGGAGTTTGATCCAAGTCTGGAGTTGGTGATCGAACTGGTCACCGCGCGGCGCCAGCTCCAAGCCGAGCTCAGCCGTGTCAACAACCAGCTCGAACACGTGCGCGATGCCGCTCTCAAGCGCCTGGCCAAGCGGCGAGCGACCCGGCTCAGTGCCGACATCCTGTTGCTCGACAAACGCATCGCCCAAGCCATCGCGGCCGACCATGCCCTGGCACGGCGCGACCGCCTGCTGCGTTCAACTCCCAGTGTCGGCCCGGTCCTGAGTGCCACACTGATCGCACAGCTGCCTGAACTGGGCCGCTTGTCCAACCGGCGGATTGCCGCCCTTGTCGGGCTCGCCCCCTACGACCACGACAGCGGCAAGCTCAAAGGCAAGCGATGTATCTGGGGTGGCCGCGAGCCGGTCCGCAACGTCCTCTATATGGCCGCGCTCAGCGCCGGAGTGCATAATCCCGTCTTCGCCGCTTTCCGCCAGCGCCTGCGAGCGAAAGGCAAGGTGGCAAAGGTCGCCATCGTTGCCGTCATGCGCAAGCTGATCACAACCCTCAACGCCATGATCCGGGACGACAAACCTTGGAACCCGGCTTGCGTCTGA
- a CDS encoding VWA containing CoxE family protein, which translates to MMRETSLPRAAAPFLGFARLLRRHAFAIASEQVSGFMQAVTLLGPRSMNDIREAALATLAPPPDRRDEFEAHFQSHFYGNTSAVVEADADEETRIKDDGGADDERIEAEHSQEGGELSSALEQLSTRDFQRDDDRLTAFRRKLSTALPARRSFRTVRTHSRGKLDLRRSLREIVSADGDVPSPLLRRRQTVPRKLLMLIDVSGSMKLHTADYLKLAHAAVQGADRAEIFTFGTRLTRITAALRIRDRDQALARAAAQVDDWDGGTRMGPTLLAFLSVPRFSSFARGAAVVILSDALERGDHAELEMAMRRLSARAFRLSLATPLAGDPRFRPVTAALRAILPVLDDLVDGSSLAGLTDFILSLARPAPAAATIWKRVS; encoded by the coding sequence ATGATGCGGGAAACAAGCTTACCCCGAGCCGCCGCGCCATTCCTGGGTTTTGCCAGGCTCTTGCGCCGCCACGCCTTCGCCATCGCTTCCGAGCAGGTCTCCGGCTTCATGCAGGCGGTGACCCTGCTCGGACCGCGCTCGATGAACGATATCCGCGAGGCTGCGCTCGCAACGCTTGCGCCCCCACCCGATCGCCGCGACGAATTCGAGGCGCATTTCCAGAGCCATTTCTACGGCAACACTTCGGCCGTGGTCGAAGCCGACGCCGACGAGGAGACCCGCATCAAGGATGATGGCGGCGCCGACGACGAGCGGATTGAAGCCGAGCACAGCCAGGAAGGCGGCGAACTGTCATCGGCCCTGGAGCAGTTGAGCACACGCGACTTCCAGCGCGACGACGACAGACTGACCGCCTTCCGCCGCAAGTTGTCGACCGCGCTGCCCGCCCGCCGCTCCTTCCGCACCGTGCGCACCCATTCGCGTGGCAAGCTCGACCTGCGCCGCTCATTGCGCGAAATCGTCAGCGCCGATGGCGACGTGCCCTCGCCGCTGCTGCGCCGCCGCCAGACCGTGCCGCGCAAGCTGCTGATGTTGATCGACGTCTCCGGCTCAATGAAACTGCATACCGCCGATTACCTCAAGCTGGCGCATGCCGCCGTGCAAGGCGCCGACCGTGCCGAGATCTTCACCTTCGGCACGCGGCTGACCCGCATCACCGCGGCGCTCCGCATTCGCGACCGCGATCAGGCGCTGGCCCGCGCGGCCGCCCAGGTCGACGACTGGGACGGCGGTACCCGCATGGGGCCGACACTGCTGGCCTTCCTCTCGGTGCCGCGCTTTTCGTCCTTTGCGCGCGGCGCCGCTGTCGTCATCCTGTCAGACGCGCTGGAGCGCGGCGACCATGCCGAGCTGGAGATGGCGATGCGAAGGCTGAGCGCCCGCGCTTTCCGGCTGTCGCTGGCCACACCTTTGGCCGGCGACCCGCGCTTCCGCCCAGTGACGGCGGCTCTCCGCGCCATACTGCCGGTGCTGGACGATCTGGTCGACGGCTCCTCGCTCGCCGGCCTCACCGATTTCATCCTGTCGCTGGCCCGCCCTGCTCCGGCCGCGGCGACAATCTGGAAAAGGGTTTCGTGA